The following coding sequences lie in one Changpingibacter yushuensis genomic window:
- the dxs gene encoding 1-deoxy-D-xylulose-5-phosphate synthase, which yields MGILERIHEPADLRRLSPRQLEELAAEIRAYLVEKVSRTGGHLGPNLGVVELTMAIHRVFSSPKDAIVFDTGHQSYVHKLLTDRQDFGKLRQEGGLSGYPSRAESIHDIVENSHATTALSWADGIARAFELDGAEDRRAVAVIGDGAMTGGMAWEALNNIAEDSERPLVIVLNDNGRSYAPTVGGVVRRLEPVRRLDSIRVNRSYENFMDWTKQTLQDAGTPGKMAYGALHSLKRGVKDIFVDAGIFDSLGLKYVGPVDGHSIQDLEEALTLARDYGGPVVVHAITEKGRGYKPAEEDSVDRFHAVGKIHPETGLPVAPARFGWTSIFAEEINVLAHENDRIIGVTAAMLRPVGLGPFSESFPDRVIDVGIAEQHSLTMSAGLAFAGFHPVVALYATFLNRGFDQLLMDVAMHRAPVTIMLDRAGITGDDGASHNGMWDLSLAAMIPRLRAAAPRDGTQLRALLHEAINVNGPTLVRYPKGDVPQEIPAIRKVGDFDVVGERTAQLPGCNVAVVAVGAMASNACAAVDLVAGDVGVTVIDPRWVLPVSSSLVEYLEGFDAVVTVEDGIVDGGVGTEIELALERSGARLPVERLGISKNFLSHAKRDVILEREGMSARAIAQAVSQAAGVRVRQVL from the coding sequence GTGGGCATTCTTGAGCGGATCCATGAACCGGCAGACCTTCGGCGGCTTTCGCCGCGTCAGCTGGAGGAACTTGCTGCGGAGATCCGCGCTTACCTCGTTGAGAAGGTCTCTCGCACGGGCGGCCACCTCGGCCCCAACCTAGGTGTGGTTGAGCTGACGATGGCTATTCACCGCGTGTTTTCCTCTCCGAAGGATGCCATCGTTTTTGACACCGGCCATCAATCCTACGTACACAAGCTGCTGACCGACCGGCAGGATTTTGGAAAGCTGCGCCAAGAAGGTGGCCTATCAGGTTACCCGTCTCGAGCCGAATCTATCCACGACATCGTGGAAAACTCCCACGCCACCACTGCTCTTTCTTGGGCAGATGGAATTGCACGCGCATTCGAGCTGGATGGGGCAGAGGATCGCCGCGCCGTCGCGGTGATCGGCGATGGCGCCATGACCGGAGGAATGGCGTGGGAAGCGTTGAACAATATCGCCGAAGATTCGGAACGCCCGCTCGTCATCGTGCTCAATGATAATGGCCGCTCCTACGCTCCGACCGTGGGCGGAGTTGTACGTCGCCTTGAGCCTGTGCGTCGCCTTGATTCAATTCGTGTGAACCGAAGCTACGAGAACTTCATGGATTGGACCAAGCAGACCCTTCAGGATGCTGGAACGCCTGGGAAGATGGCTTACGGTGCGCTGCATTCACTCAAGCGGGGTGTCAAGGATATCTTCGTGGATGCAGGCATCTTTGATTCGCTTGGCTTGAAGTATGTGGGTCCAGTGGATGGTCACTCGATTCAGGACTTGGAAGAAGCGCTCACGCTGGCTCGCGATTATGGTGGCCCAGTGGTTGTCCATGCGATTACAGAGAAGGGCCGCGGATACAAGCCTGCCGAGGAAGATTCGGTCGATCGTTTCCACGCGGTGGGGAAGATTCATCCCGAAACCGGCCTCCCTGTGGCTCCCGCACGATTTGGTTGGACGTCCATCTTTGCCGAAGAGATCAACGTGCTTGCCCATGAGAACGATCGAATCATCGGCGTCACCGCGGCAATGCTGCGGCCCGTTGGTTTGGGCCCCTTCAGCGAGTCCTTCCCTGATCGAGTCATTGATGTTGGGATTGCCGAACAGCATTCGTTGACGATGTCTGCGGGACTAGCTTTCGCCGGTTTCCACCCTGTGGTTGCTCTCTATGCCACCTTCCTTAATCGTGGCTTCGATCAGCTGCTTATGGATGTTGCCATGCACAGAGCCCCGGTCACGATCATGCTGGATCGCGCAGGAATCACGGGCGACGACGGCGCCTCCCACAACGGTATGTGGGATCTTTCGTTGGCGGCCATGATTCCGCGACTGCGAGCAGCGGCACCGCGCGACGGAACTCAGTTGCGCGCGCTTCTCCATGAAGCCATAAACGTTAACGGCCCCACGCTTGTTCGTTATCCAAAGGGTGACGTTCCACAAGAAATCCCCGCCATCCGCAAAGTTGGGGACTTTGATGTAGTTGGTGAGCGCACCGCGCAGCTTCCAGGATGCAACGTGGCAGTTGTGGCCGTTGGGGCGATGGCCTCGAACGCTTGCGCCGCCGTGGACCTCGTGGCAGGCGACGTCGGTGTAACCGTCATCGACCCGCGATGGGTGTTGCCGGTCTCCAGTTCTCTGGTGGAGTACTTGGAAGGATTCGACGCCGTCGTGACGGTTGAAGACGGAATCGTGGACGGCGGCGTCGGTACGGAAATCGAACTGGCGCTTGAACGCTCCGGCGCTAGACTGCCCGTTGAGCGGCTGGGTATCTCCAAGAACTTCCTGAGTCATGCCAAGAGAGATGTCATTTTGGAACGCGAAGGCATGAGCGCGCGAGCGATCGCGCAGGCCGTATCTCAAGCGGCGGGCGTGCGGGTACGTCAGGTCCTCTGA
- the acnA gene encoding aconitate hydratase AcnA, whose amino-acid sequence MSLDSFQTRSALTVGDAEYAIYRLDAVPGLSQLPYSLKVLAENLLRTEDGANVTAEQINALAAWDPDAEPSHEIQFTPARVVMQDFTGVPCIVDLATMREAVATLGGDPDQINPLNPAEMVIDHSVQIDFFGRNDALELNMDMEYQRNGERYQFLRWGQGAFENFKVVPPGTGIVHQVNIEYLARVTVTRDGVAYPDTCVGTDSHTTMVNGLGVLGWGVGGIEAEAAMLGQPVSMLIPRVVGFKLTGTIPSGATATDVVLTITQMLRNHGVVGKFVEFYGAGVDQVPLANRATIGNMSPEFGSTAAIFPIDAVTLDYLRLTGRSEEQLALVEAYCKAQGLWHDPEREAKYSEYIELDLSTVVPSIAGPKRPQDRIVLSESKDSFKRTLPTYITERTEEEAALTLEDGTATRLRNGDVVIASITSCTNTSNPSVMLAAGLLAKKAAQRGLTAKPWVKTSMAPGSKVVTDYYEKAGLWPSLEALGFNLVGYGCATCIGNSGPLPPVVSEAVNENDLAVVSVLSGNRNFEGRINPDVKMNYLASPPLVIAYALAGTMDFDFESQPLGSDDKGDVYLRDIWPDPAEVQETIDHSINREMFQSTYSSVFEGDERWKSLPTPQGELFDWSEDSTYIRKAPFFEGLTSELTPVSDISGARVLAKLGDSVTTDHISPAGAIKADSPAGRYLAEHGVERRDFNSYGSRRGNHEVMVRGTFANIRLKNLLLDGVEGGYTRNFLTGNPEAIFDAAMAYQAQGVPLVVLGGKEYGSGSSRDWAAKGTSLLGVKAVIAESFERIHRSNLIGMGVLPLQYPAGQTADSLGLVGDEEISIVGVTELNDGTTPETVQVQAKRADQSTLCFDAVVRIDTPGEADYFRNGGILQYVLRQLAKN is encoded by the coding sequence ATGAGCCTGGACAGCTTCCAAACGCGCAGTGCTTTGACCGTGGGAGACGCGGAATACGCGATCTACCGATTGGATGCAGTTCCAGGTCTCAGCCAGTTGCCGTATTCTCTCAAGGTCCTAGCGGAGAACTTGCTGCGCACTGAAGATGGTGCGAACGTCACTGCGGAGCAAATCAACGCCCTTGCAGCGTGGGATCCCGATGCGGAACCCAGTCACGAAATCCAGTTCACGCCAGCACGAGTAGTCATGCAGGATTTCACGGGTGTGCCCTGCATTGTGGATCTTGCTACGATGCGTGAGGCCGTCGCCACATTGGGTGGAGACCCGGACCAAATCAACCCACTCAATCCGGCCGAAATGGTCATAGACCACTCGGTGCAGATTGACTTCTTCGGGCGCAATGACGCTCTTGAACTCAACATGGACATGGAGTACCAGCGCAACGGCGAACGCTACCAGTTCCTTCGCTGGGGGCAGGGCGCCTTCGAAAACTTCAAGGTGGTGCCGCCGGGCACCGGCATCGTTCATCAGGTCAACATCGAATACTTGGCACGCGTGACCGTAACTCGCGACGGCGTCGCATACCCAGACACATGCGTTGGTACCGATTCTCATACCACCATGGTCAATGGGCTGGGCGTACTCGGCTGGGGCGTGGGTGGCATTGAGGCTGAGGCCGCTATGCTGGGCCAGCCGGTTTCGATGCTTATTCCGCGAGTTGTGGGCTTCAAACTGACCGGCACAATTCCTTCGGGTGCTACTGCTACTGACGTTGTGCTGACCATTACCCAGATGCTCCGCAACCATGGCGTGGTTGGCAAGTTTGTGGAGTTCTATGGTGCTGGTGTGGATCAAGTCCCTCTAGCAAACCGGGCCACCATTGGAAACATGTCTCCTGAGTTTGGCTCAACAGCCGCCATCTTCCCAATCGACGCTGTCACACTGGACTACCTGCGTTTGACTGGGCGAAGCGAGGAGCAACTTGCCCTTGTGGAGGCCTATTGCAAGGCTCAGGGGCTCTGGCACGATCCGGAACGTGAAGCGAAGTACTCCGAGTACATTGAACTGGATCTGTCTACTGTGGTGCCATCGATCGCCGGGCCGAAGCGTCCGCAAGATCGGATTGTATTGTCCGAATCGAAGGATTCCTTCAAGCGCACTCTTCCCACGTATATCACCGAGAGGACTGAAGAAGAAGCAGCGCTGACCCTTGAAGATGGCACTGCGACTCGACTTCGCAATGGCGATGTGGTTATCGCATCCATCACGTCGTGCACCAACACTTCCAACCCCTCGGTCATGCTGGCTGCGGGCCTTCTTGCCAAGAAGGCCGCACAGCGCGGTCTGACCGCCAAGCCATGGGTGAAGACCTCCATGGCGCCGGGCTCCAAGGTAGTAACGGATTACTATGAGAAGGCTGGCCTGTGGCCCTCGCTCGAAGCTCTTGGCTTCAACCTTGTTGGCTACGGTTGCGCAACATGTATCGGCAACTCTGGGCCGCTTCCACCGGTTGTGTCTGAAGCGGTGAATGAGAATGACCTTGCGGTGGTTTCCGTTCTCTCTGGAAACCGCAACTTTGAAGGCCGCATTAACCCGGACGTCAAGATGAACTACTTGGCATCCCCACCTTTGGTCATCGCCTACGCACTGGCGGGAACGATGGACTTTGATTTCGAGAGCCAGCCGCTCGGATCTGACGATAAGGGTGACGTCTATCTGCGTGACATCTGGCCGGATCCAGCTGAAGTTCAAGAGACGATCGATCATTCCATCAACCGGGAGATGTTCCAAAGCACATACTCTTCCGTGTTTGAAGGGGATGAACGGTGGAAGTCCTTGCCAACTCCACAAGGCGAGCTCTTCGATTGGTCTGAGGATTCAACCTATATTCGCAAGGCTCCCTTCTTTGAGGGGCTGACCAGCGAACTGACTCCCGTCAGCGATATCAGCGGCGCACGTGTACTCGCCAAACTTGGAGATTCGGTGACCACCGATCACATTTCACCGGCGGGTGCCATCAAGGCAGATTCTCCAGCTGGACGCTACCTTGCCGAACATGGAGTGGAACGCAGAGACTTCAACTCTTACGGTTCTCGGCGCGGAAATCACGAGGTAATGGTTCGCGGGACTTTTGCAAATATTCGATTGAAGAACTTGCTTCTCGATGGCGTAGAAGGTGGGTACACTCGCAACTTCTTGACCGGCAATCCAGAAGCGATCTTTGACGCTGCAATGGCGTATCAGGCTCAGGGCGTGCCGTTGGTGGTGCTTGGTGGTAAGGAATACGGTTCAGGATCCAGCCGTGACTGGGCAGCCAAGGGCACCTCACTCTTAGGCGTCAAGGCGGTCATTGCTGAGTCCTTTGAACGCATCCACCGTTCAAACCTCATCGGAATGGGAGTGCTCCCTCTCCAGTATCCGGCTGGGCAAACCGCCGATTCGTTGGGTCTTGTTGGCGACGAGGAGATCTCGATCGTCGGCGTCACTGAACTCAATGATGGAACTACCCCAGAGACTGTGCAAGTGCAGGCCAAGCGCGCGGATCAGAGCACACTCTGCTTCGACGCCGTGGTGAGAATTGACACCCCTGGAGAAGCCGATTACTTCCGCAATGGCGGAATCCTCCAGTACGTTCTGCGCCAATTGGCAAAGAACTGA
- a CDS encoding class I SAM-dependent RNA methyltransferase: MDTIELELTDIAHGGSCVGHLDGRAVFARFGLPGETVRIKVTKEKAKLIEGDVVEVIANSSPYRIEHPWPAAGPLGVGGAELGHVAFGYQSVWKTHVLQASIRRVGGESLTQHLESQGITPEVHFFDDDAATSGWHTRTRVEFVVDPNGQLAMYREGTHDLIAVSEQPHAVEQIDELDLFSGAWREWWTPGERVRAVVPSGSDPVAVLGRRTFAFPGVEVDPYVREDVVVDGSLYAYRVHATGFWQVHKRAAEQIIRMVTKAAGAAEGENVVELYSGAGLLTQPLAIAVGSSGSVRAFEGARQAVEDARANLRELPWAKARTSRVDAKLIEWEPADIVVADPPRTGLGLDVAGAIAKGPARRIVLVSCDPAAMARDVAAMVEAGRKVVAMDSIDMFPNTHHFEVVTALD, translated from the coding sequence ATGGACACCATTGAGCTTGAACTGACCGATATCGCCCACGGCGGTTCCTGCGTGGGCCACCTTGACGGCAGGGCTGTCTTTGCCCGTTTTGGCCTCCCAGGTGAGACCGTCAGGATTAAGGTCACCAAGGAGAAGGCGAAGCTCATTGAGGGCGACGTGGTGGAGGTTATTGCCAATTCTTCTCCGTATCGGATCGAGCATCCGTGGCCAGCAGCCGGTCCGCTGGGTGTTGGTGGCGCGGAGCTAGGCCACGTGGCTTTTGGCTACCAAAGCGTGTGGAAGACTCACGTGTTGCAGGCAAGCATCAGGCGGGTGGGTGGAGAATCTCTCACCCAGCACCTCGAGAGTCAGGGTATTACTCCTGAGGTTCATTTCTTCGACGACGACGCCGCCACTTCCGGTTGGCACACTCGTACTCGCGTGGAATTCGTCGTCGACCCAAACGGGCAACTTGCCATGTATCGCGAAGGCACCCACGATCTCATTGCGGTCTCGGAGCAACCACATGCTGTGGAACAAATCGATGAACTCGACCTCTTCTCAGGGGCGTGGCGTGAATGGTGGACGCCGGGGGAGCGCGTGCGGGCTGTGGTGCCATCTGGCTCGGATCCCGTAGCAGTTCTTGGGCGCCGGACGTTTGCATTCCCGGGTGTGGAGGTCGATCCTTACGTCCGTGAAGATGTGGTGGTAGACGGCTCGCTTTATGCATACCGGGTTCACGCCACGGGCTTCTGGCAGGTGCACAAGCGTGCCGCCGAACAGATCATTCGCATGGTAACCAAGGCTGCTGGTGCGGCCGAGGGTGAGAACGTGGTGGAGCTGTATTCGGGAGCGGGACTGTTGACTCAACCACTGGCCATAGCTGTTGGAAGTTCGGGCAGCGTGCGCGCGTTCGAAGGTGCACGGCAGGCAGTTGAGGATGCGCGAGCGAACCTGCGCGAGTTGCCATGGGCAAAGGCGCGCACTTCTCGGGTCGATGCAAAGCTCATCGAATGGGAGCCTGCCGACATCGTGGTGGCCGATCCGCCGCGCACCGGGCTCGGACTCGACGTGGCTGGAGCAATTGCGAAGGGTCCGGCCCGTCGAATCGTGCTCGTTTCTTGTGACCCAGCTGCCATGGCTCGTGATGTTGCGGCAATGGTGGAGGCCGGGCGCAAGGTTGTGGCCATGGACTCTATTGACATGTTCCCCAACACGCATCATTTCGAAGTTGTGACTGCTCTGGATTAA
- a CDS encoding APC family permease, translating into MVISSQRKPSPLARGTVALTMVALAAIVSPRLLLQAQDEPLSSGVAYTSQIIALIGLAIVYVAVYWAAQIVPRSSSQKVVSTYLGIGAGIVVSAAQFIAFTVLAVQGAALAGESVDSIVALGQWKQLVVILVLIMSALPALLRWNIPWRVFLGAALVGVVALTIVLIGSLVLELTGGSSEFLSGSGASEPFTLENENWRVVLRTVMAASFPAALLVLVSERPMKTTEYRRVSPESLAKALVPAIVMMSLTLYLVLATGMNDHEQTLPGVYFAGLAAGQIAQVVVALAFVATGWAASSIGFWCLPRLVKELAMDHVLPRHLASDDVVRARVTIVLGTLAVGCALSGYLGFSVAGVMIFVFMMAVIFLLFCMAMAFRGHAILQQSMDRAERTGARTSMWVFSGFAVFGAAAIVGIAVAGYQWALVGLLLLVVPSALLVFFRRGRIRVGARLAARDLTRGRTLPTRVHGVVLVNQLDTPALRALTFARAARLTTLTAVTVDFDAEATKRLREAWKEAAIPVNLTVLGTPQGASTTNIVEYVRSLRALRPADIVMVYAPRVISTGMGQRFFVRHSTPRIISALRTEQGVVICEVPFVLSAESEEG; encoded by the coding sequence ATGGTCATTTCTTCTCAACGCAAACCTTCTCCGTTGGCCCGGGGAACGGTTGCCCTTACGATGGTTGCATTGGCAGCAATTGTCTCACCTCGCCTGCTTCTTCAAGCTCAAGATGAGCCACTGAGCAGTGGCGTGGCGTACACCTCCCAGATCATCGCGCTCATAGGTCTGGCCATTGTGTATGTCGCGGTGTACTGGGCAGCCCAGATCGTTCCTCGTAGCTCTTCCCAAAAGGTTGTCTCAACATACTTGGGCATCGGCGCAGGAATCGTCGTCTCCGCCGCCCAGTTCATAGCGTTTACGGTCTTGGCGGTCCAGGGAGCTGCTCTGGCTGGCGAGTCTGTGGATTCGATTGTGGCGTTGGGCCAGTGGAAACAACTTGTAGTGATCCTTGTGCTGATCATGAGCGCGCTGCCAGCGCTCTTGAGATGGAATATCCCATGGCGCGTGTTTCTCGGAGCTGCGTTGGTTGGTGTGGTCGCACTGACAATCGTGCTGATCGGTAGCCTCGTTCTTGAGTTGACGGGAGGAAGCTCGGAGTTCCTCTCGGGAAGCGGGGCATCTGAGCCATTCACTTTAGAGAACGAGAACTGGCGCGTTGTACTTCGTACCGTCATGGCAGCTAGCTTCCCAGCGGCGCTGCTCGTACTTGTTTCTGAACGGCCAATGAAGACCACCGAGTACCGCCGAGTTTCGCCTGAAAGCCTAGCGAAGGCACTGGTGCCTGCCATCGTCATGATGAGCCTCACGTTGTACCTAGTACTTGCCACTGGGATGAACGATCACGAGCAGACTCTCCCTGGGGTGTACTTCGCTGGCTTGGCGGCTGGGCAGATCGCGCAAGTAGTCGTCGCACTGGCTTTTGTTGCTACGGGCTGGGCTGCCAGTTCCATCGGCTTTTGGTGCCTTCCACGCCTTGTCAAAGAGCTTGCGATGGACCACGTTCTTCCCCGGCATCTTGCGTCCGACGACGTCGTGCGAGCTCGCGTCACGATCGTGTTGGGAACGTTGGCCGTTGGCTGTGCGCTTTCCGGGTATCTAGGGTTCTCTGTGGCCGGAGTCATGATCTTTGTGTTCATGATGGCGGTCATCTTCCTGCTGTTCTGCATGGCGATGGCGTTTCGTGGACATGCAATCTTGCAGCAGTCGATGGATCGCGCCGAAAGGACCGGGGCTCGAACGTCCATGTGGGTCTTTTCTGGATTTGCAGTGTTCGGTGCTGCGGCCATCGTAGGCATCGCAGTGGCCGGGTATCAGTGGGCGCTTGTGGGTTTGCTCTTACTTGTGGTTCCATCGGCCTTGCTGGTGTTCTTTAGGCGCGGGCGCATCCGAGTTGGTGCTCGGCTTGCGGCTAGGGATCTGACACGCGGACGAACATTACCAACCCGAGTGCATGGAGTCGTGCTCGTCAACCAACTTGACACCCCGGCATTGCGTGCTCTGACATTTGCTCGAGCCGCACGGCTGACAACTCTTACGGCAGTCACGGTAGACTTTGACGCCGAGGCAACCAAACGCCTCCGCGAGGCTTGGAAGGAAGCTGCGATTCCCGTCAACCTCACTGTGCTAGGTACGCCACAGGGTGCCAGCACTACCAACATTGTTGAGTACGTTCGATCTCTACGCGCTTTGCGCCCGGCCGACATCGTGATGGTCTATGCTCCACGAGTCATCTCCACGGGCATGGGGCAGCGGTTTTTCGTTCGCCACTCGACTCCACGAATCATCTCAGCTCTGCGCACGGAGCAGGGCGTCGTCATATGCGAGGTTCCTTTCGTGCTGTCGGCTGAGTCTGAAGAAGGATGA
- a CDS encoding TrkA family potassium uptake protein, with translation MHFVIMGCGRVGSALALNLAKIGHSVAVIDQNPDAFRRLPEDFSGQQVTGVGFDHDSLIQAGIEDAHGFAAVSSGDNSNIIAARVVRETFGVTNVVTRIYDPTRAEIYERLGIATVPTVKWTSDQVLRHLIPLGPHYDYNDSVAGISLVEVDLNETWFGHTVGDIEFATGAHVAYVTRLGKGMMPAYDLVIQEGDQIRLIVPTNKAGAAQHVLINPMKEASL, from the coding sequence GTGCACTTTGTCATCATGGGCTGCGGCCGAGTTGGTTCCGCCCTTGCCCTCAACCTCGCAAAGATTGGTCACTCTGTGGCCGTCATCGATCAGAATCCTGACGCTTTCCGGCGATTGCCCGAGGATTTCTCCGGTCAACAGGTCACAGGAGTGGGCTTCGACCACGACTCTCTCATCCAGGCTGGTATTGAGGACGCCCACGGCTTTGCGGCCGTCTCCTCAGGTGACAACTCCAACATCATCGCTGCGCGAGTGGTCCGAGAAACGTTTGGCGTGACGAACGTTGTAACTCGAATCTATGATCCAACGCGCGCAGAGATCTACGAACGGCTCGGCATCGCCACTGTCCCCACTGTCAAGTGGACATCCGACCAAGTGCTGCGCCATCTCATTCCGCTGGGCCCTCACTATGACTACAACGACTCGGTGGCAGGAATAAGTTTGGTCGAAGTCGACCTCAATGAGACGTGGTTTGGGCACACCGTGGGAGATATCGAATTTGCCACCGGTGCCCACGTTGCGTATGTGACTCGGCTCGGAAAAGGCATGATGCCCGCCTACGATCTGGTCATTCAAGAAGGCGACCAGATTCGCCTGATCGTTCCTACCAACAAGGCGGGCGCTGCCCAGCACGTTCTTATCAACCCGATGAAGGAGGCATCCCTATGA
- a CDS encoding potassium channel family protein — MKVLIVGAGSVGRSIGRELVRSKHQVTILDKEPSAMKVASVPEADWILGDACEVETLTRAGAEEADVVVASTGDDKANLVVSLLVKTEYGVERVIARVNNPKNEWLFNDTWGVDVPVSTPRIMTTLVEDAVADGDLVTVLQFQKSGASLAQATLPATAPIVGMPVSEVLLPPTIVLNAIVRDGVPFAADPDLTIEAGDQILLLCSEGAEDDLELVQELLVSVDNDDEI, encoded by the coding sequence ATGAAGGTCCTCATTGTCGGTGCAGGCTCTGTGGGGCGTTCGATTGGGCGCGAACTCGTCCGTTCCAAACACCAAGTCACGATCCTCGACAAAGAGCCAAGCGCTATGAAAGTCGCTTCCGTGCCTGAGGCCGATTGGATCCTCGGCGACGCGTGCGAAGTTGAGACACTCACGCGCGCCGGAGCTGAGGAGGCCGACGTCGTCGTCGCATCAACAGGTGACGACAAAGCGAATCTGGTTGTCTCGCTCCTTGTCAAAACGGAGTACGGGGTGGAGCGCGTCATTGCACGTGTGAACAACCCCAAGAATGAATGGTTGTTCAATGACACGTGGGGTGTGGACGTTCCCGTTTCTACTCCTCGAATCATGACAACGTTAGTTGAGGATGCCGTTGCCGACGGCGACCTCGTGACAGTACTTCAGTTCCAGAAGTCGGGAGCCTCTTTGGCACAGGCAACTCTGCCTGCAACGGCCCCGATTGTGGGAATGCCCGTCTCCGAGGTATTGCTACCCCCAACCATCGTTCTCAACGCGATCGTGAGAGATGGTGTCCCGTTCGCAGCAGACCCGGATCTTACGATCGAGGCTGGCGATCAGATTCTGTTGCTCTGTTCCGAGGGCGCTGAAGACGATCTCGAGTTGGTCCAGGAACTCCTCGTTTCAGTCGATAACGACGACGAAATCTAG
- a CDS encoding DUF3159 domain-containing protein, translating into MSHTPPSGDEPLMSGKGTGGLSSILAEDFDVWQAVGGVRGMCETTAPSLIFILTYTATGALVPSVVAPLVVAALAIVVRIAQRIDVIPALGGVAGVVVSAVWAWRSGEASNFFGLGLLTNVAYLAVLLLSILVRWPALGLFIGFMRGDATGWRTDPRQAQTRRRYTQITWLWVGLFAARLLVQAPLFFAQATTALGVARMLMGPLLFALVAWFSWMMVRNLPQIAVSPTSDPATTSDSATTPDPATTPDPATTPDPATTPDQSGTSGGPAGSERGERD; encoded by the coding sequence ATGAGCCACACGCCACCCTCCGGCGATGAACCCCTGATGTCAGGAAAGGGGACAGGCGGCCTCAGCTCGATCCTCGCTGAGGATTTTGACGTCTGGCAGGCCGTGGGTGGGGTACGCGGAATGTGCGAAACCACTGCGCCAAGTCTCATCTTTATCCTGACGTACACCGCGACGGGCGCACTCGTGCCATCCGTAGTTGCTCCGCTTGTTGTTGCAGCCCTCGCGATTGTCGTCCGGATTGCGCAGCGGATCGACGTCATTCCGGCGCTTGGGGGCGTCGCAGGTGTGGTTGTGTCGGCAGTGTGGGCGTGGCGAAGCGGCGAAGCTTCGAACTTCTTCGGACTTGGCCTGTTGACAAACGTTGCCTACCTCGCCGTACTCCTTCTTTCGATACTCGTGCGGTGGCCTGCCTTGGGCCTCTTCATCGGTTTCATGCGAGGCGACGCCACTGGTTGGCGTACGGATCCTCGTCAAGCACAGACGCGCCGCCGCTACACACAGATCACATGGTTGTGGGTGGGTCTTTTCGCAGCACGCCTGCTCGTTCAGGCTCCGCTCTTCTTCGCGCAAGCTACCACCGCGCTTGGAGTGGCTCGCATGCTCATGGGCCCTCTGTTGTTCGCACTGGTCGCCTGGTTCTCGTGGATGATGGTTCGCAACCTGCCTCAGATCGCCGTGTCCCCTACGTCCGATCCCGCCACCACGTCCGATTCCGCCACCACGCCCGATCCTGCCACCACGCCCGATCCTGCCACCACGCCCGATCCTGCCACCACGCCCGATCAGTCAGGAACGTCCGGCGGCCCCGCCGGATCGGAGCGCGGCGAACGCGACTAG
- a CDS encoding DUF3710 domain-containing protein: MGLFSRKKVSDEVASVESEAAEVANAEIPSIGPWDESDHPEQGALLDAGALWIPAVKGASIQFSVDQGRKVVLGVVFVFNQTAVQLQVFAAPKSASLWEDVRAELISSIANQGGSSREHDGEYGPEIRAQMPAPGKAKTVQPVRYLGIDGPRWLLRVTVTGKGAVDEVAAASALHAVLDDLVVVRGQSPHPPREILPLSVPRTKAPEAEEPERMKLELPRRGPEIQEVR; the protein is encoded by the coding sequence AAGCTGCCGAGGTAGCGAACGCCGAAATCCCATCGATAGGGCCGTGGGATGAATCGGACCATCCTGAACAGGGCGCACTGCTTGACGCTGGTGCGCTGTGGATCCCAGCCGTCAAGGGAGCCTCAATCCAGTTCTCTGTTGATCAGGGCCGCAAGGTTGTGTTGGGCGTCGTATTTGTATTCAACCAGACCGCCGTTCAGCTTCAGGTTTTCGCAGCCCCCAAGTCCGCCTCTTTGTGGGAGGATGTTCGGGCTGAACTCATTTCGTCCATTGCTAACCAAGGCGGTTCGTCACGGGAGCATGATGGCGAATACGGTCCAGAGATTCGCGCGCAGATGCCCGCCCCCGGCAAGGCCAAGACTGTCCAGCCAGTGCGGTATCTGGGAATAGATGGGCCGCGGTGGCTTCTTCGTGTCACGGTCACAGGCAAGGGCGCAGTTGATGAGGTAGCAGCAGCCTCTGCGCTTCATGCGGTTCTCGACGATCTTGTGGTGGTACGTGGCCAGTCACCTCATCCACCGCGTGAAATCTTGCCGCTTTCGGTACCCCGTACAAAGGCACCAGAAGCGGAAGAACCTGAGCGCATGAAGCTTGAACTTCCTCGCCGTGGACCGGAGATTCAGGAAGTGAGATGA